One window of the Nicotiana tabacum cultivar K326 chromosome 4, ASM71507v2, whole genome shotgun sequence genome contains the following:
- the LOC142180359 gene encoding uncharacterized protein LOC142180359 — translation MSQTGSYSGRRKAMTQQLEKSNLQYTEWKEDNGKVIFQTRAKVMSAIYALRIDKAFGYNLISTYMVEKLNLPCVEHIEPYMLKGVKVDKRVFLPLFIGRYEDVIWCDVIPMNSFHILLGWPWYVYRSASYSIEKNRYSFEINGKKLILGPLTPSQICEDEKIVKKNMKKYEREKNERSKGVHVDIPREEKGEVVLSEMSGMSSEVKSDIERKEKREGNEMNKVCEVERENQEGLSESKEKLFSERKEAKGEENVSLVIKAKVSVSKKKVSLLPNPLTLSYFSSCDFVQPRVEIPFERGGEAQEMVAKDLIGFQHEFGDIYSCWMVEDKSLIKFFVIEPFDYFHSYLQCYDMEFPKSIAKLEPLHKRIQGDDVPLVNKSKYGMYNWFICILDLSRTPKVFLEVMNYTLISYIGDFIIFVDDDILMHIKSLTVISKLKCKSNFLPFEIVYDIDDYVFQLGGKRHEIYEKKLVNELNISSSLIQVANEFSCDKLLECDFCCVMGSHSSSHVQCELIKVFVTSKDDMHDYCNTCDQILFHVEESMRFLIVDSWLYHESIFFDTCGRDTYIKWMCGQSFIISLSCIPMDYLTDKIELQVLLHGASTRGFYCIDLGRRKFCWDDDIHMLYLYLLGLIGLNGHMVTILFYSY, via the coding sequence ATGTCTCAAACAGGTAGTTACAGTGGAAGGAGGaaagctatgactcaacaacttgaaaagtcgaacttacagtataccgaatggaaggaagacaatggtaaagttatttttcaaacaagagctaaagtgatgtctgcaatttatgcccttagaattgacaaagcatttggctataacttaattagcacttatatggttgagaaattgaacttgccttgtgttgaacatattgaaccctacatgttgaaaggggtaaaagtagataaaagagtgttctTGCCACTCtttattggaaggtatgaggatgtgatttggtgtgatgtcattccgatgaatagttttcatatcttgttgggatggccatggtatgtctatagaagtgcttcatatagtattgaaaaaaatagatactcttttgagattaatgggaagaaactcattcttgggcctttgactccctcacaaatttgtgaagatgaaaagattgttaaaaagaatatgaaaaaatatgagagagaaaagaatgagaggagtaagggagtgcatgttgacattccaagagaggaaaaaggagaggttgtcttgagtgaaatgagtgggatgtcaagtgaggtaaagagtgatattgaaagaaaagaaaagagagaaggtaaTGAGATGAACAAAGTttgtgaggtagagagagaaaatcAAGAGGGATTGAGTGAAAGCAAAGAAAAactctttagtgagagaaaagaggctaagggtgaggaaaacgttagtcttgtgataaaagccaaagtgagtgtaagcaagaaaaaagtttctttacttcctaacccattaactctttcttattttagttcttgtgattttgtgcaacCACGTGTTGAAATACCTTTTGAAAGGGGTGGTGAGGCGCAAGAGATGGTAGCAAAAGATTtaattggattccaacatgaatttggcgatatctattcttgttggatggtggaagataaaagcttgattaaattctttgttattgaaccttttgactattttcattcttatttacagtgttatgacatggagtttcctaaaagcattgctaagttggagccattgcataaaagaatacaaggtgatgatgttccattggtaaataagtccaagtatggtatgtataattggtttatttgcattcttgacctttctagaacacctaaggtatttttggaggtaatgaattatactcttatttcttatattggtgactttataatttttgtggatgatgatattttgatgcacatcaagtcattaactgtaatatctaagttaaagtgcaagagtaattttcttccttttgaaattgtttatgacatagatgattatgtattccaacttggtggaaagaggcatgaaatttatgagaagaagcttgtgaatgagttaaatatttcttcttctcttattcaagtggctaatgagttttcatgtgataaattgctagaatgtgaTTTTTGTTGTGTGATGGGGAGTCATTCTTCAAGTCATGTTCAATGTGAGCTTATAAAAGTATTTGTTACTAGTAAAGAtgatatgcatgattattgtaACActtgtgatcaaatactctttcatgtagaggaatccatgagatttTTAATTGTAGATAGTTGGCTATATCATGAAAGTATCTTCTTTGATACATGTGGTAGAGATACTTATATTAAATGGATGTGTGGTCaatcttttataatttctttgtcaTGTATACCTATGGACTACCTTACCGACAAGATCGAATTGCAAGTTCTATTGCATGGCGCATCTACgagaggtttttattgtattGATCTAGGTAGGCGTAAATTTTGTTGGGATGATGATATCCATATGCTTTATTTATACCTATTAGGATTAATTGGGTTAAatggacacatggtcactatcttattttattcctactag